The genomic DNA AGTACGGGACAGGTCCGGTCAGGATTCGTTGCGATGATCGTCGCCTTATTGAGCCATGCCTGAAAGGCCAGATTGATTTTTTCATAGCTGAACTCCCGGTCCCAACCAAGGACGACGACCTTCGCCTGTCCTGCATCCTGGGTGAGGGTGATCCCCTCCTCCTGCAGTTCATCCAACAGGGGCTTTTCCCCGATGACAAGTGCCGCTTCCCCCGATTCCAGTGCATCCTTCAGAAACTTTGCCGTGATGAAATTGGAATTGATCACTTCATCAAGCTCCACTTCAATCCCGAGCTTCCTCAGCTTCTGCACATAGTCCATCCTAGTGGAGATGGACTTATTGGTCAGGAAGACGACCTTATCGCCCCGTTGTTTCAGGGCAGCGATGGCATCTGCCGCCCCTTCGATCATTTCTTCATCCAAATACACCGTTCCATCCAAATCAAAGATAAATCCTCTAGTCACGTTCTATCTTCACCATCCTACAGTTGATTTTTCGACATGCGATTGGCTATTGCCTGGAGCAGGAGGACAATGATGACAAGCACCACAGACATCGCTGCCGCCGTGTAATATTCCCCTCGCAGGATATTCTGGAAGATTGCCAGACTCATAGGCGCCCAGTCGGCAGGTGCCAATAATATAGATATACTCGTTTCCTTGATAACGGTGATGAAAACGAGGATCGATCCGGCTGCGATTCCCGGAAGCATCAGCGGACCGATGATCGTGATCGCCGCCGTCAGGGACGTCGCCCCGAGGTTCACGGCCGCTTCTTCAATATCCTGCTTGATGGCCCTCATCGTTCCCATCGTGGATCGCACCATATACGGAAGCCTGCGGATCGTATAGGCGACGATGAGGAGGACCGCAGTCCCTGTCAGGTGAAGAGGCGCCGTGTTGAACGTCTGGATCAAGGCAATCCCGAATGCGATCCCCGGTACGACGAGTGGGATCGACGTCATGAAATCGAGCTTATTGGAATTCTGCCTGACGACGAAATAGGATACAAACGTCGCGATGATCACGCTCAGAACAAGGGCTCCGAGAGCCAGAACAATACTGTTCTGGATATTCCCAAGGGAACTCGTGAAGATCGTCTTATAGTGGT from Rossellomorea marisflavi includes the following:
- a CDS encoding HAD-IIA family hydrolase, which encodes MTRGFIFDLDGTVYLDEEMIEGAADAIAALKQRGDKVVFLTNKSISTRMDYVQKLRKLGIEVELDEVINSNFITAKFLKDALESGEAALVIGEKPLLDELQEEGITLTQDAGQAKVVVLGWDREFSYEKINLAFQAWLNKATIIATNPDRTCPVLGGQIPDCGAMIGALEGVTGERIESITGKPSKWMAEYVVSQVLKLDPADCYMVGDRLETDIRMGIENGLQSVLVLTGVTNKEMLTKSSYQPSYVLDSIKEIVNL